A genomic stretch from Pieris brassicae chromosome 9, ilPieBrab1.1, whole genome shotgun sequence includes:
- the LOC123714566 gene encoding uncharacterized protein LOC123714566 isoform X1, with product MNNCASDLVINSIKTLIDNCRCVNCDHLNQIRHRFSCGHSICEVCIETSNTCMLCSPTSSNATPVIDNPQTDRVQHASKLLNTFQSLFDVDVYRKQRISEKLKVEKELFPKCIQAPIKYYNKRKSSILIDKENIETLLPGENIYPCERVKMENSKTYVKQWLNQNQNSFSKEKKVRLPFTDLNTNSCKSKNLNNKDKSISKKRKLNKTACSPTSIYKLRCKENRGFGIQKCNNHESGIELDDDICFINDSQSEILDKDELAQIAILEADKKSYSFLGDSLYVSKDKINHIQPNHSLNLRNEHIKNVPITSKLMTTSPYKVPFYKKSKLFDSCKLCATYIDEKFTNVIKMKNVTVTIDNPSFITTIQIFEDQKHAPEYKSIGIQTQKIEVNLEKPATDMELFHKDIRDAGSNVHKHEDAIKKSCQVIHKAKGIVIEDSDCDSSDNEASTKLEVMADIHRACKYDDYVFRELNSYEYGNRVIPRVRGKTPASSDSSDKENYNPNRKKQKLNSKCKKK from the exons ATGAATAATTGCGCCTCggatttagttataaatagcataaaaactttaatcgACAACTGTCGATGTGTCAATTG TGATCACTTAAATCAAATACGTCATAGGTTTTCTTGTGGACATTCAATATGTGAAGTATGTATTGAAACAAGTAATACATGTATGCTTTGCTCCCCTACATCATCAAATGCAACTCCAGTCATTGATAATCCACAAACAGACAGAGTGCAGCATGCTTCCAAACTATTAAATACTTTCCAAAGCCTCTTTGATGTTGATG tttacaGAAAGCAAAGGATTTCAGAGAAATTAAAAGTAGAAAAAGAATTATTTCCTAAATGTATTCAAGctcctataaaatattacaacaaaaGGAAAAGTTCAATATTGattgataaagaaaatatagaaaCATTGCTTCCTGgtgaaaatatttatccaTGTGAGAGAGTGAAAATGGAAAACTCAAAAACATATGTTAAGCAATGGTTGAACCAAAatcaaaatagtttttcaaaGGAAAAAAAAGTCCGGTTGCCTTTTACTGATCTAAATACAAACTCTTGTAAATCgaagaatttaaataataaagacaaaTCAATTAGCAAGAAgaggaaattaaacaaaactgcATGTTCCCCTACAAGTATCTATAAGCTGCGGTGCAAGGAAAACAGAGGTTTTGGTATACAAAAATGCAATAACCATGAAAGTGGCATAGAATTAGATgatgatatttgttttataaatgattcACAAAGTGAAATACTAGATAAGGATGAACTTGCCCAAATTGCTATACTAGAGGCTGATAAAAAAAGTTACAGTTTTCTGGGTGATTCTTTATATGTTAGTAAGGATAAAATAAACCATATTCAACCCAATCATTccttaaatttaagaaatgaacatattaaaaatgtacctATTACATCCAAATTAATGACTACCTCACCATACAAAGTTCCATTTTACAAGAAGAGCAAACTGTTTGATTCATGCAAATTATGTGCAACATATATTGATGAAAAGTTtactaatgtaataaaaatgaaaaatgtgaCAGTTACAATTGACAATCCAAGTTTTATAACAACTATTCAGATTTTTGAAGATCAAAAACATGCTCCTGAATATAAATCAATTGGAATCCAAACACAGAAAATTGAAGTAAATCTAGAGAAACCAGCAACAGATATGGAGTTATTTCATAAAGATATAAGGGATGCAGGCAGTAATGTCCATAAACATGAGgatgcaataaaaaaatcatgccAAGTAATTCATAAAGCTAAGGGCATTGTTATTGAGGATTCTGATTGTGACAGTTCCGATAATGAAGCAAGTACTAAATTGGAAGTTATGGCGGACATACACAGGGCCTGTAAATATGA tgATTATGTTTTTAGAGAATTGAATTCTTATGAATATGGTAACAGAGTAATACCTAGGGTTCGTGGGAAAACGCCAGCAAGTTCAGATTCATCAGACAAAGAGAATTATAATCCAAAccgaaaaaaacaaaagcttaATTCTAAATGTAAGAAAAAGtga
- the LOC123714566 gene encoding uncharacterized protein LOC123714566 isoform X2, whose protein sequence is MNNCASDLVINSIKTLIDNCRCVNCDHLNQIRHRFSCGHSICEVCIETSNTCMLCSPTSSNATPVIDNPQTDRVQHASKLLNTFQSLFDVDVYRKQRISEKLKVEKELFPKCIQAPIKYYNKRKSSILIDKENIETLLPGENIYPCERVKMENSKTYVKQWLNQNQNSFSKEKKVRLPFTDLNTNSCKSKNLNNKDKSISKKRKLNKTACSPTSIYKLRCKENRGFGIQKCNNHESGIELDDDICFINDSQSEILDKDELAQIAILEADKKSYSFLGDSLYVSKDKINHIQPNHSLNLRNEHIKNVPITSKLMTTSPYKVPFYKKSKLFDSCKLCATYIDEKFTNVIKMKNVTVTIDNPSFITTIQIFEDQKHAPEYKSIGIQTQKIEVNLEKPATDMELFHKDIRDAGSNVHKHEDAIKKSCQVIHKAKGIVIEDSDCDSSDNEASTKLEVMADIHRACKYE, encoded by the exons ATGAATAATTGCGCCTCggatttagttataaatagcataaaaactttaatcgACAACTGTCGATGTGTCAATTG TGATCACTTAAATCAAATACGTCATAGGTTTTCTTGTGGACATTCAATATGTGAAGTATGTATTGAAACAAGTAATACATGTATGCTTTGCTCCCCTACATCATCAAATGCAACTCCAGTCATTGATAATCCACAAACAGACAGAGTGCAGCATGCTTCCAAACTATTAAATACTTTCCAAAGCCTCTTTGATGTTGATG tttacaGAAAGCAAAGGATTTCAGAGAAATTAAAAGTAGAAAAAGAATTATTTCCTAAATGTATTCAAGctcctataaaatattacaacaaaaGGAAAAGTTCAATATTGattgataaagaaaatatagaaaCATTGCTTCCTGgtgaaaatatttatccaTGTGAGAGAGTGAAAATGGAAAACTCAAAAACATATGTTAAGCAATGGTTGAACCAAAatcaaaatagtttttcaaaGGAAAAAAAAGTCCGGTTGCCTTTTACTGATCTAAATACAAACTCTTGTAAATCgaagaatttaaataataaagacaaaTCAATTAGCAAGAAgaggaaattaaacaaaactgcATGTTCCCCTACAAGTATCTATAAGCTGCGGTGCAAGGAAAACAGAGGTTTTGGTATACAAAAATGCAATAACCATGAAAGTGGCATAGAATTAGATgatgatatttgttttataaatgattcACAAAGTGAAATACTAGATAAGGATGAACTTGCCCAAATTGCTATACTAGAGGCTGATAAAAAAAGTTACAGTTTTCTGGGTGATTCTTTATATGTTAGTAAGGATAAAATAAACCATATTCAACCCAATCATTccttaaatttaagaaatgaacatattaaaaatgtacctATTACATCCAAATTAATGACTACCTCACCATACAAAGTTCCATTTTACAAGAAGAGCAAACTGTTTGATTCATGCAAATTATGTGCAACATATATTGATGAAAAGTTtactaatgtaataaaaatgaaaaatgtgaCAGTTACAATTGACAATCCAAGTTTTATAACAACTATTCAGATTTTTGAAGATCAAAAACATGCTCCTGAATATAAATCAATTGGAATCCAAACACAGAAAATTGAAGTAAATCTAGAGAAACCAGCAACAGATATGGAGTTATTTCATAAAGATATAAGGGATGCAGGCAGTAATGTCCATAAACATGAGgatgcaataaaaaaatcatgccAAGTAATTCATAAAGCTAAGGGCATTGTTATTGAGGATTCTGATTGTGACAGTTCCGATAATGAAGCAAGTACTAAATTGGAAGTTATGGCGGACATACACAGGGCCTGTAAATATGAGTGA
- the LOC123714566 gene encoding uncharacterized protein LOC123714566 isoform X3 — translation MENSKTYVKQWLNQNQNSFSKEKKVRLPFTDLNTNSCKSKNLNNKDKSISKKRKLNKTACSPTSIYKLRCKENRGFGIQKCNNHESGIELDDDICFINDSQSEILDKDELAQIAILEADKKSYSFLGDSLYVSKDKINHIQPNHSLNLRNEHIKNVPITSKLMTTSPYKVPFYKKSKLFDSCKLCATYIDEKFTNVIKMKNVTVTIDNPSFITTIQIFEDQKHAPEYKSIGIQTQKIEVNLEKPATDMELFHKDIRDAGSNVHKHEDAIKKSCQVIHKAKGIVIEDSDCDSSDNEASTKLEVMADIHRACKYDDYVFRELNSYEYGNRVIPRVRGKTPASSDSSDKENYNPNRKKQKLNSKCKKK, via the exons ATGGAAAACTCAAAAACATATGTTAAGCAATGGTTGAACCAAAatcaaaatagtttttcaaaGGAAAAAAAAGTCCGGTTGCCTTTTACTGATCTAAATACAAACTCTTGTAAATCgaagaatttaaataataaagacaaaTCAATTAGCAAGAAgaggaaattaaacaaaactgcATGTTCCCCTACAAGTATCTATAAGCTGCGGTGCAAGGAAAACAGAGGTTTTGGTATACAAAAATGCAATAACCATGAAAGTGGCATAGAATTAGATgatgatatttgttttataaatgattcACAAAGTGAAATACTAGATAAGGATGAACTTGCCCAAATTGCTATACTAGAGGCTGATAAAAAAAGTTACAGTTTTCTGGGTGATTCTTTATATGTTAGTAAGGATAAAATAAACCATATTCAACCCAATCATTccttaaatttaagaaatgaacatattaaaaatgtacctATTACATCCAAATTAATGACTACCTCACCATACAAAGTTCCATTTTACAAGAAGAGCAAACTGTTTGATTCATGCAAATTATGTGCAACATATATTGATGAAAAGTTtactaatgtaataaaaatgaaaaatgtgaCAGTTACAATTGACAATCCAAGTTTTATAACAACTATTCAGATTTTTGAAGATCAAAAACATGCTCCTGAATATAAATCAATTGGAATCCAAACACAGAAAATTGAAGTAAATCTAGAGAAACCAGCAACAGATATGGAGTTATTTCATAAAGATATAAGGGATGCAGGCAGTAATGTCCATAAACATGAGgatgcaataaaaaaatcatgccAAGTAATTCATAAAGCTAAGGGCATTGTTATTGAGGATTCTGATTGTGACAGTTCCGATAATGAAGCAAGTACTAAATTGGAAGTTATGGCGGACATACACAGGGCCTGTAAATATGA tgATTATGTTTTTAGAGAATTGAATTCTTATGAATATGGTAACAGAGTAATACCTAGGGTTCGTGGGAAAACGCCAGCAAGTTCAGATTCATCAGACAAAGAGAATTATAATCCAAAccgaaaaaaacaaaagcttaATTCTAAATGTAAGAAAAAGtga
- the LOC123714552 gene encoding uncharacterized protein LOC123714552: MFCSKIFKYACAVNNNLVKLKTNLQFGACVGQYQPKRLKTDLYEPNYLISMEPDEPVYDCLNLQITGYDFTLLEMCQREIHRYAEVMGIQVDECWATPAKQFKIQRYKPAGIVVDSEYKLNIYERNVQVVDVPAWALGTLLRVSRALLPEGCTLNVHEHTIEHEDIRYVPDNELLTLKQQLDDMGGSRPEKKKRR, encoded by the exons ATGTTTTGTTCGAAGATCttcaaatat GCTTGTGCTGTTAATAATAACCTAGTCAAactcaaaacaaatttacaattcGGAGCGTGTGTTGGGCAATATCAACCGAAACGGTTAAAGACGGACTTATATGAacctaattatttaatt AGTATGGAGCCTGATGAACCTGTATATGACTGCTTGAATTTGCAAATAACGGGATATGATTTCACCTTGCTTGAAATGTGTCAAAGAGAAATTCATAGATATGCAGAAGTAATGGGAATACAAGTAGATGAGTG TTGGGCGACACCAGCTAAACAGTTCAAAATTCAACGTTACAAACCAGCTGGAATAGTTGTGGACTCGGAAtacaagttaaatatttatgaaagaaaTGTTCAG GTTGTAGATGTCCCTGCCTGGGCCCTCGGTACTCTATTACGGGTATCACGTGCCCTGTTACCTGAAGGATGCACATTAAATGTTCATGAACACACTATAGAACATGAAGATATCCGTTATGTGCCTGACAATGAGCTTTTAACTCTTAAACAGCAATTAGACGATATGGGTGGGAGCCGCCCagagaaaaagaaaaggaGATAG
- the LOC123714551 gene encoding 28S ribosomal protein S31, mitochondrial — MMLSKLRFKQREIRILGRTLSGTPPENDGKIPEIKPKSQGKQNESTTKIQELLKKMLAEPKISQEEYEKKFVVAPERKNRDTMEVKKENIEESLMKAATDVAEAIGGDVKQTEAELLSQVLGKINQTSTTLSDLLVGMKVDRSKEIEDQSRKETRGQQVRRIANQSAAQSRPLQYVQRTQTIRENRPEQKSLSKPISINVFGGEPLGIFKQGPTNYGTKLEVWDHLNQRELTLATSQPPSNYFEKMLLWTEQGKVWKFPINNEQGMEDEENVHFSEHIFLDSHLEGWCPTRGPIRHFMELVCVGLSKNAFYTVQEKKDHILWYKEYFESKKDLLNEVGVWDIKPTEATV, encoded by the exons ATGATGCTTTCTAA gCTAAGATTTAAACAACGTGAAATTCGTATTTTGGGTCGGACGTTATCTGGAACACCCCCAGAAAATGACGGAAAAATACCtgaaataaaacctaaaagtCAAGGAAAGCAAAATGAGTCCACCACAAAAATTCAGgaacttttaaagaaaatgttagCAGAGCCAAAAATTTCTCAGGAAGAGTATGAAAAGAAATTTGTGGTCGCACCTGAACGCAAGAACCGCGATACAATGGaagttaaaaaagaaaatatag AAGAAAGCTTAATGAAGGCAGCTACTGATGTAGCCGAGGCAATAGGTGGTGATGTTAAACAAACTGAGGCAGAATTATTGTCTCAAGTTCTAGGAAAAATTAATCAGACATCAACTACACTTAG tGATTTGCTGGTTGGTATGAAAGTAGACAGATCTAAGGAAATAGAAGATCAAAGTAGAAAAGAAACAAGAGGTCAGCAAGTAAGGCGCATTGCCAATCAGAGTGCAGCACAATCAAGGCCTCTGCAGTATGTGCAAAGAACACAAACTATAAGGGAAAATAGGCCTGAGCAAAAGAg TTTATCAAAGCCAATCAGTATCAATGTATTTGGAGGAGAACCACTTGGTATTTTCAAGCAAGGACCCACAAACTATGGCACTAAGTTAGAAGTTTGGGACCACTTGAATCAGCGAGAGTTGACCCTTGCAACTTCACAACCACCATCTAACTACTTTGAAAAGATGTTGCTTTGGACTGAGCAGGGCAAAGTTTGGAAGTTTCCCATTAATAATGAACAAG gTATGGAAGACGAGGAAAATGTACATTTCTCTGAACATATCTTTTTAGACAGCCACCTAGAGGGCTGGTGTCCCACACGTGGGCCCATTAGGCACTTCATGGAGTTAGTTTGTGTGGGTCTCTCCAAGAATGCCTTCTACACTGTTCAGGAGAAAAAGGACCATATTTTATGGTACAAAGAGTATTTTGAATCAAAGAAAGACTTGCTAAATGAGGTTGGCGTTTGGGACATTAAACCAACTGAAGCTACAGTGTAA